The proteins below come from a single Benincasa hispida cultivar B227 chromosome 4, ASM972705v1, whole genome shotgun sequence genomic window:
- the LOC120076423 gene encoding aspartyl protease AED3: MALKIFFFFFLALLVLNTNASDLCASGSDGDLSVIPIYGKCSPFTAPKSESWVNTVIDMASKDPARIKYLSTLAAQKTVAAPIASGQQVLNIGNYVVRVQLGTPGQVMYMVLDTSNDAAWAPCSGCTGCSATTFSSNYSSTFATLDCSKPQCSQARGLSCPTTGNADCLFNQTYGGDSSFSATLVQDSLHLGTDVIPNFSFGCISSASGSSIPPQGLMGLGRGPLSLISQSGSLYSGLFSYCLPSFKSYYFSGSLKLGPAGQPKLIRTTPLLHNPHRPSLYYVNLTGISVGRVLVPISPEHLAFDPNTGAGTIIDSGTVITRFVSPVYTAVRDEFRKQVGGSFSPLGAFDTCFATSNEVSAPGITFHLSGLDLKLPMENSLIHSSAGSLACLAMAAAPNNVNSVLNVIANLQQQNHRILFDITNSKLGIARELCN; the protein is encoded by the exons ATGGCCCtcaaaatttttttcttcttctttttagcCCTTCTGGTACTAAATACCAATGCTTCCGATCTCTGCGCCTCCGGATCGGATGGCGATCTCTCCGTCATCCCCATCTATGGCAAATGCTCGCCGTTCACGGCTCCAAAGTCAGAATCTTGGGTGAACACGGTGATAGATATGGCTTCAAAGGACCCGGCCCGAATTAAATACTTGTCAACCCTCGCCGCCCAGAAGACGGTGGCAGCTCCGATAGCCTCCGGGCAGCAGGTTCTTAATATTGGGAATTATGTCGTGAGAGTTCAACTTGGTACTCCTGGTCAAGTAATGTACATGGTTCTTGATACCAGTAATGACGCCGCCTGGGCTCCGTGCTCCGGCTGCACCGGTTGCTCCGCCACCACTTTTTCGTCTAATTATTCCTCAACTTTTGCGACTTTAGACTGCTCTAAACCGCAGTGTAGTCAG GCTCGGGGTCTTTCCTGTCCGACCACCGGCAACGCCGATTGCCTATTCAATCAAACATACGGCGGCGACTCATCGTTTTCAGCCACCTTGGTTCAAGACTCTCTCCATTTAGGCACTGACGTCATTCCAAATTTCTCATTCGGCTGCATCAGCTCCGCCTCCGGCAGCTCCATTCCGCCGCAAGGCCTAATGGGTCTCGGCCGTGGTCCCCTCTCCCTCATCTCTCAATCCGGTTCACTCTACTCCGGTCTATTCTCCTACTGCCTCCCAAGTTTCAAATCCTACTACTTCTCCGGTTCACTAAAACTCGGACCGGCCggtcaaccaaaattaatccgaACCACCCCACTCCTCCACAACCCACACCGACCATCGCTCTATTATGTCAATCTAACCGGCATCAGCGTCGGTCGGGTCCTCGTCCCAATTTCCCCTGAGCATCTCGCATTCGACCCAAACACCGGCGCGGGAACCATCATTGACTCAGGCACAGTAATAACCCGGTTCGTGTCCCCGGTCTACACAGCGGTTCGAGATGAGTTTAGAAAGCAAGTGGGGGGTTCGTTTTCGCCTTTGGGGGCTTTCGACACGTGTTTCGCAACGAGCAATGAGGTTTCGGCACCTGGCATTACGTTTCATTTGAGTGGATTGGACTTGAAATTGCCAATGGAAAATAGTTTGATTCATAGTAGCGCCGGTTCGTTGGCTTGTTTGGCGATGGCGGCGGCGCCGAATAATGTGAACTCTGTGTTGAATGTGATTGCAAATTTGCAGCAACAAAATCATAGGATTTTGTTTGATATTACAAATTCTAAATTGGGGATTGCTCGTGAGCTTTGTAATTAG
- the LOC120076766 gene encoding universal stress protein A-like protein translates to MSGDLGCVIVAVDGSEESMGALRWAFENLKLRSSAPDSTDGTFVVLHVQAPPSIAAGLSPAPIPFGGPSDLEVPAFTAAIESHQRRITAAILDHASQICSEYRVKVETKVVIGDPKEKICEVAENLHADLLIMGSRAFGPIKRMFLGSVSNYCTNHVECPVIIVKDKKRGSLS, encoded by the exons ATGTCTGGGGATCTCGGATGCGTGATCGTGGCCGTTGACGGCAGCGAAGAGAGCATGGGTGCTTTGCGGTGGGCGTTTGAAAATCTCAAGCTCCGTTCATCGGCGCCGGACTCCACTGACGGCACTTTTGTTGTGCTGCATGTTCAAGCTCCTCCTTCAATCGCCGCTGGTCTTAGTCCTGCTCCAATCCCCTTTGGTGGTCCTA GCGATCTGGAGGTTCCTGCCTTTACGGCAGCGATTGAGTCGCATCAGAGGCGGATTACAGCTGCGATATTGGATCATGCTTCACAGATTTGCTCCGAATACCGA GTGAAGGTGGAAACTAAAGTAGTAATCGGAGATCCAAAGGAAAAGATCTGTGAAGTGGCCGAGAATTTGCATGCTGATTTGCTGATTATGGGGTCCCGTGCTTTTGGTCCTATCAAAAG GATGTTCTTGGGAAGTGTAAGCAACTATTGCACCAATCATGTAGAATGCCCGGTCATCATAGTCAAGGACAAGAAAAGGGGCAGTTTGTCTTGA